From a region of the Helianthus annuus cultivar XRQ/B chromosome 5, HanXRQr2.0-SUNRISE, whole genome shotgun sequence genome:
- the LOC110943912 gene encoding uncharacterized protein LOC110943912 codes for MPTATDVPLLYEAHQRIHGFPGMLGSLDCTHKVWATCLTAWKRQHHRGDHEGPTLILQAVASQYLWIWHAYFGMASANNDIIVLQSSGLFDDVIDGVAPNTSFYANGVEYKYGYYLVDGIYPEWVTLVITLSCPDDEKRLYYKKKQESERKDVERAFGVLKKRWSIIASSCIT; via the coding sequence ATGCCAACTGCTACCGACGTTCCACTTTTATACGAGGCCCATCAGCGGATACACGGGTTTCCCGGGATGTTGGGTAGTCTTGATTGCACGCACAAGGTGTGGGCGACATGTTTAACCGCTTGGAAAAGGCAACACCATCGTGGTGACCACGAGGGTCCTACCCTAATATTACAGGCGGTCGCGTCTCAatatttatggatttggcatgcgTACTTTGGCATGGCCAGTGCGAACAATGACATCATTGTTTTACAATCTTCGGGTCTTTTCGACGATGTCATAGATGGTGTTGCACCAAATACGTCATTCTATGCAAACGGCGTGGAGTATAAGTATGGGTACTATCTTGTCGACGGTATTTATCCGGAGTGGGTGACGTTGGTGATAACTCTTTCGTGTCCAGATGACGAGAAAAGATTGTATTACAAGAAGAAACAAGAGTCGGAAAGAAAAGATGTCGAGCGGGCTTTCGGTGTATTAAAAAAGAGATGGTCTATCATTGCATCATCTTGCATAACATGA